From a single Veillonellales bacterium genomic region:
- a CDS encoding ABC transporter ATP-binding protein, translating into MIHIDGLVKKFDAHVAVDHLTLDIREGEIFGLLGPNGAGKTTTIRMLTMLTRPTAGTLVLNGWQPAQDEQKIKGILGIVPQHFNLDIDLTVWENLELHGRLRHIPLAERRRRTDELLEYVELDDRRDDKVQNLSGGMKRRLMIARALLHRPKILFLDEPTVGLDPQVRRRLWDLIRRMHTENYTVLLTTHYIEEAESLCNRVAIMDKGKLIALDSPEALCRRVGEYVVEWTADAAGATRFFHSRQDGANFAGTLHTTATIRKSNLEDIFVELTGRKVNG; encoded by the coding sequence ATGATTCATATCGACGGGTTGGTAAAAAAGTTTGACGCCCATGTGGCAGTAGATCATCTGACACTGGATATCAGGGAAGGCGAAATTTTCGGGTTGCTGGGACCGAACGGGGCGGGGAAAACAACGACGATCCGGATGCTGACCATGCTGACCCGGCCTACGGCGGGAACCCTGGTGCTCAACGGCTGGCAGCCGGCACAAGACGAACAGAAAATCAAGGGGATTTTGGGAATTGTACCCCAGCATTTTAATCTGGATATCGATCTGACTGTATGGGAAAATCTGGAGTTGCACGGCCGGCTGCGGCATATCCCGCTGGCGGAACGGCGCCGGCGGACTGACGAATTGCTGGAATATGTGGAGCTGGATGACCGGCGGGATGATAAGGTGCAGAATTTATCCGGGGGAATGAAGCGGCGGCTGATGATTGCCCGGGCACTGCTCCACCGGCCGAAGATTTTGTTTCTTGACGAACCGACGGTGGGACTGGATCCGCAGGTGCGGCGCCGGCTGTGGGATTTGATCCGCCGGATGCATACGGAAAATTATACGGTTCTGCTGACAACTCATTATATTGAAGAAGCCGAAAGTTTATGTAACCGGGTCGCCATTATGGATAAAGGGAAATTGATTGCCCTGGACAGCCCCGAGGCCCTTTGCCGCCGGGTCGGTGAGTATGTTGTGGAATGGACGGCTGATGCTGCCGGTGCTACCCGCTTTTTTCATAGCCGACAGGACGGGGCGAATTTTGCCGGAACATTACACACTACCGCCACGATTCGAAAATCAAACCTGGAAGACATTTTTGTTGAGCTGACAGGACGAAAAGTAAACGGGTAA
- a CDS encoding MotA/TolQ/ExbB proton channel family protein, translating into MDFMIQSFHVFQKGGPVMYLLLLGSLFVVAIAVERFFYYKKANTDMQQLLPELTPLLERGSWDNAMEVCRRTGGVVSMVAGKGIQCYQQGNDDCVETVLEGEASLTASRLRENLNYLDTIVTMAPLVGLLGTVIGMINSFSVMNVKSGQPMAITGGVGEALVATASGLVVAILAMAAYSYFTHRLDQIITDIEQICTMLVVPVKRGKKYETA; encoded by the coding sequence ATGGATTTTATGATACAGTCTTTTCATGTTTTTCAAAAAGGCGGACCGGTAATGTACTTGCTGCTGCTCGGTTCGCTGTTTGTAGTAGCGATTGCGGTGGAGCGCTTCTTTTATTATAAAAAGGCCAATACCGACATGCAGCAGCTGTTGCCGGAATTAACGCCGCTATTAGAGCGGGGCAGCTGGGACAACGCCATGGAAGTATGCCGCCGGACAGGCGGCGTTGTATCCATGGTGGCAGGCAAGGGGATCCAATGTTATCAGCAGGGAAATGATGATTGTGTGGAAACCGTGCTGGAGGGAGAGGCTTCGCTGACGGCGTCCCGCCTGCGTGAGAATCTCAATTATTTGGATACCATTGTTACTATGGCGCCTCTGGTCGGTTTGTTGGGCACCGTCATCGGCATGATCAATTCTTTCAGTGTGATGAATGTAAAAAGCGGCCAGCCCATGGCGATTACCGGCGGCGTCGGAGAAGCCTTGGTAGCTACTGCATCCGGCCTTGTTGTGGCTATCCTGGCCATGGCGGCTTATAGTTATTTTACCCATCGGCTGGATCAGATCATTACCGACATTGAGCAGATTTGCACGATGCTGGTCGTACCGGTGAAACGGGGGAAGAAATATGAAACTGCGTAG
- a CDS encoding biopolymer transporter ExbD, whose translation MKLRSLRLERQPKLMIIPMIDIIFFLLVFFMMSTLYMVEQKTIPVNLPQVSSARNDTPRSVSVTVTQDGQILFEQEKVPMELLRKRVQIEMAKQSDLVFVLRSDKEAAYGKVVAVLDELKLAGVQHVSIATERKAQ comes from the coding sequence ATGAAACTGCGTAGTTTGCGCCTGGAACGTCAGCCAAAGCTGATGATTATTCCGATGATTGATATTATCTTTTTCTTGTTGGTTTTTTTTATGATGAGCACTCTCTATATGGTGGAGCAGAAAACCATTCCGGTGAATTTGCCTCAGGTTTCTTCCGCCCGCAATGATACGCCCCGCAGCGTTTCCGTTACCGTGACCCAGGACGGCCAGATTTTGTTCGAACAGGAAAAAGTTCCCATGGAACTGCTGCGCAAGCGGGTTCAGATTGAGATGGCGAAGCAAAGTGATTTGGTTTTTGTCCTGCGTTCCGACAAAGAGGCCGCCTATGGCAAGGTGGTGGCAGTTTTGGATGAACTGAAGCTGGCGGGCGTTCAGCATGTTTCAATTGCAACAGAAAGGAAGGCGCAGTAA
- a CDS encoding energy transducer TonB, translated as MTFPKRWRKAITISLLLHGIFLISLGWVAAKVFQEKELPEQYIELDLADTPALPGDAAGTPPAGSPAQAASMTGASAPASSAAVQHHVPVVTASAASMSVLAVEPGSGSSSGGSEASAGGNGNGSAASTGGSGGTAGSGNGGGGTGGRSGGGGVIAPGILSRTQPAYPERARQAGWEGTVVLKIQILENGTPGSVSVYRSSGYDALDDAAVAAVQHWQFVPARERDSGQAIVCYTTMPVRFRLDS; from the coding sequence ATGACGTTTCCAAAGCGTTGGCGCAAGGCAATAACGATTTCTTTGCTGCTCCATGGCATCTTTTTAATCAGCCTTGGCTGGGTAGCGGCAAAAGTATTTCAGGAGAAAGAGCTGCCGGAGCAGTATATAGAACTGGATCTGGCAGATACGCCTGCACTCCCGGGAGATGCCGCGGGTACGCCGCCAGCCGGCAGTCCCGCACAGGCAGCCAGCATGACGGGAGCGAGTGCTCCGGCATCATCGGCGGCTGTTCAGCACCATGTTCCGGTTGTTACGGCTTCAGCCGCCAGTATGTCGGTGCTGGCAGTTGAACCCGGCAGCGGTTCCTCCTCCGGCGGCAGCGAAGCTTCTGCCGGAGGCAATGGCAATGGCAGTGCGGCTTCGACAGGCGGCAGTGGCGGCACCGCCGGCAGCGGCAACGGTGGCGGGGGAACCGGCGGAAGAAGCGGGGGAGGCGGCGTTATTGCTCCCGGCATTTTATCCAGGACGCAGCCGGCTTATCCGGAACGGGCCAGACAAGCCGGCTGGGAAGGAACGGTTGTTCTTAAAATTCAGATTCTGGAAAATGGCACTCCGGGATCTGTCAGTGTGTACCGCTCAAGCGGTTATGATGCCCTTGATGATGCGGCGGTGGCTGCGGTGCAGCATTGGCAATTTGTCCCGGCCCGGGAAAGAGATTCCGGTCAGGCTATTGTTTGTTATACGACAATGCCGGTACGTTTCCGGCTGGATTCCTGA
- a CDS encoding ABC transporter permease produces the protein MLYDIWTVFWRDWIVLSRRMKTFIFSRMVAPVMYLVAFGWGVGRNIPVNQGNYLDFIVPGIIALNSMTISFNAVGTPLNMSRLYHKTLEEYLVAPIRSVSFVIGKILAGAVRGLISSAVIILLAYLFGASFHMSMTFLLVITLNCIVFAALGFVAAMLVNSHEEMGNFSTYVLLPMSFLCATFFSTDRLPVLVRWLLELLPLTHASYALRALATGLEVPGISWLVLLVYAAVLSAASVWTMEKVRE, from the coding sequence ATGCTTTACGATATTTGGACTGTATTCTGGCGGGACTGGATTGTACTAAGCCGCAGAATGAAAACTTTTATTTTTTCCCGGATGGTGGCGCCGGTGATGTATCTGGTTGCTTTTGGCTGGGGCGTGGGACGGAATATCCCGGTAAATCAGGGGAATTATCTGGATTTTATTGTTCCGGGGATCATTGCCCTTAATTCGATGACTATCAGTTTCAATGCCGTGGGAACTCCGCTGAATATGAGCCGGCTCTATCATAAAACGTTGGAAGAATATTTGGTGGCGCCGATTCGCTCCGTCTCCTTTGTCATCGGTAAAATTTTAGCCGGTGCCGTGAGAGGGTTGATTTCTTCAGCTGTTATTATCCTGCTGGCTTATTTGTTTGGTGCCAGTTTTCACATGAGCATGACCTTTTTACTGGTGATTACATTGAATTGCATTGTATTTGCCGCTTTGGGATTTGTAGCTGCCATGCTGGTGAATTCCCATGAGGAAATGGGAAATTTCAGTACCTATGTGCTGCTCCCCATGTCTTTTTTATGCGCGACCTTTTTTAGTACCGACAGACTGCCGGTGCTGGTCCGCTGGCTATTGGAACTGCTGCCGCTGACACATGCCAGCTATGCGCTGCGGGCTTTAGCTACCGGTCTGGAAGTGCCGGGAATCTCCTGGCTGGTTTTATTGGTTTATGCGGCTGTCTTATCGGCCGCCAGCGTCTGGACAATGGAAAAAGTGCGGGAATAA
- the cobO gene encoding cob(I)yrinic acid a,c-diamide adenosyltransferase, giving the protein MKEKDNMAERQGLIIVHTGSGKGKTTAALGMGLRAWGQGFKVLVLQFIKGNWKYGELMAAEKLGPNFVIRQMGEGFVKHSRNDAAMDDHQSAAGDALQAARQEILSGKWDMIILDEINYAVKFGLVSLENVLALLQAKPPFLHLVLTGRDAAPAIIDRADLVTEMKEIKHPYKKGIKAQQGVEF; this is encoded by the coding sequence ATGAAGGAGAAGGATAATATGGCGGAAAGACAAGGATTGATTATTGTTCACACCGGCAGCGGGAAAGGCAAGACGACGGCGGCTCTGGGCATGGGACTGCGGGCCTGGGGGCAGGGGTTCAAAGTGCTGGTACTGCAATTTATTAAAGGCAACTGGAAATATGGTGAACTGATGGCAGCGGAAAAGCTGGGGCCGAATTTTGTAATCCGGCAAATGGGAGAAGGCTTTGTCAAGCACTCCCGAAATGATGCTGCCATGGACGATCATCAAAGCGCAGCCGGCGATGCCCTGCAGGCGGCGCGGCAGGAGATCCTGTCGGGAAAGTGGGACATGATTATCCTGGATGAAATCAATTATGCCGTTAAATTCGGCTTGGTTTCTTTGGAGAATGTGCTTGCATTACTGCAAGCCAAGCCACCTTTTTTGCATTTGGTACTCACCGGACGGGATGCCGCTCCGGCAATTATTGACCGGGCGGATTTGGTAACGGAAATGAAAGAGATCAAGCATCCGTATAAAAAAGGGATTAAGGCGCAGCAGGGTGTTGAATTTTAA
- the nikB gene encoding nickel ABC transporter permease, whose protein sequence is MKKFKFILKRLLQIIPMLIIVTILAFALSNISSGDVAEITLRSQGLEVTDKSIAAVREELGLNAPLPVQYGNWLKKAVSLDFGMSFQTKKPVADEILSRFPATLKLAIAAMSISVLLAVPIALISARYKDSFLDHFFRIVTTAGVTMPDFWLGLILLYIFAVQLKLVPVISGSKLQNILLPAFTLSVQHAAIYIRILRNNLIEISHYDYVLAARARGLSKNAALLKHGLKNAVLPCITLIGVDFGKLLAGQFACETIFSWNGIGKFAVDSIRLKDLPVIQGYIVIVAITYITINLLLDILYLYLDPKIQIE, encoded by the coding sequence ATGAAAAAATTTAAATTTATTTTAAAACGATTATTACAAATAATCCCCATGCTGATCATAGTTACTATTTTAGCCTTTGCCTTAAGTAATATATCATCTGGTGATGTGGCGGAGATAACGCTACGCAGCCAAGGATTGGAAGTTACTGATAAAAGCATTGCAGCAGTACGGGAAGAGCTGGGGTTGAATGCGCCGCTTCCAGTTCAGTATGGTAACTGGCTGAAGAAAGCAGTTTCACTTGATTTTGGGATGTCTTTCCAAACTAAAAAGCCCGTTGCCGATGAAATACTCTCAAGATTCCCCGCGACTCTTAAGCTGGCGATAGCGGCAATGTCTATTTCCGTTCTGCTGGCTGTACCGATAGCGCTTATTTCAGCTCGCTACAAAGATTCGTTTCTTGACCACTTTTTCAGAATTGTGACTACTGCCGGCGTGACAATGCCGGATTTTTGGCTAGGTTTAATACTTCTATATATTTTTGCAGTTCAGTTGAAACTGGTTCCGGTTATTTCCGGCAGCAAACTTCAGAACATATTGCTGCCGGCATTTACACTTAGCGTTCAACACGCCGCCATATACATAAGAATTTTAAGAAATAATCTCATTGAAATTAGTCATTACGATTATGTGCTGGCGGCAAGAGCAAGAGGGCTTAGCAAAAATGCAGCATTGCTGAAACATGGATTGAAAAATGCGGTACTTCCCTGTATAACATTGATTGGAGTAGACTTTGGCAAATTATTAGCAGGACAGTTTGCCTGTGAAACCATTTTTTCCTGGAACGGGATAGGGAAATTTGCGGTTGACAGTATTAGACTTAAAGATTTACCGGTTATTCAAGGCTATATAGTGATTGTTGCGATAACTTATATTACCATCAATCTTTTGCTGGATATTCTATATCTTTATCTTGATCCTAAAATACAAATTGAATAA
- a CDS encoding ABC transporter permease subunit: MRDSIFSKLKKQKLALLGLSIIGVFIFAGIFASTVSPHDPYAVDLTKKLLNPCAEFPLGTDQLGRCILSRLIYGIRTSLSTAIFATVMMLVIGVPLGIIAGYVGGWLDNVIMRLADIASTFPSGLLALAIVGVLGPSIVNIMIVFILIWWAPFARIVRSMVIKLKEKDFVMAAIAAGSSHTSIILKHITLNAISPIIVLSTLRIAAVIMHVAGFSFIGLGSQPPIADWGVMLSDSRQYLTSHPLMLLWPGMTIMLVVFAFNVLGEGLNDALIPSSANMAAVKEGDGQHG; this comes from the coding sequence TTGAGAGACAGCATATTTTCTAAATTAAAGAAACAAAAACTGGCGCTACTGGGCTTAAGCATCATAGGTGTTTTTATATTTGCGGGTATTTTTGCATCGACCGTGTCTCCTCACGATCCCTATGCGGTTGATCTCACCAAAAAATTACTTAACCCTTGTGCTGAATTCCCGCTGGGAACAGATCAACTTGGCCGCTGTATCTTGTCACGATTGATCTATGGAATCAGAACAAGTCTTTCCACCGCAATTTTTGCCACGGTCATGATGCTGGTAATCGGCGTGCCTCTCGGCATTATTGCGGGTTATGTGGGCGGATGGCTTGATAATGTCATCATGCGTTTGGCTGATATCGCGTCAACCTTTCCGTCAGGTCTATTGGCCTTAGCTATTGTGGGCGTGCTGGGACCCAGTATCGTTAATATTATGATTGTTTTCATTTTAATTTGGTGGGCCCCTTTTGCCCGAATCGTACGCAGCATGGTTATTAAACTTAAAGAAAAGGACTTTGTAATGGCAGCCATTGCTGCCGGCAGCAGTCATACATCCATTATTTTAAAGCATATTACCTTGAATGCGATTTCTCCGATCATAGTATTGTCCACTCTTAGAATTGCTGCCGTTATTATGCATGTTGCCGGCTTTTCGTTTATTGGGCTTGGTTCACAACCGCCCATTGCCGATTGGGGCGTTATGTTGAGCGACAGCAGGCAGTACTTGACCTCTCATCCACTAATGCTGCTTTGGCCTGGGATGACCATCATGTTGGTCGTGTTTGCCTTTAATGTGCTAGGGGAGGGATTGAACGATGCACTTATCCCGTCTTCGGCCAATATGGCGGCAGTAAAGGAGGGTGACGGCCAACATGGCTGA
- a CDS encoding ABC transporter ATP-binding protein yields MAEQPILSIKNLKTYFYLAERTVKAVDGVNLDVYKGRVTAIVGGSGSGKSVMSLSILNLIDPPGKIVDGEIWFNGVNLRILREQQLLTIRGKEISMIFQDPISAMNPVLKIKSHLFEVIHSHSRAISNKEALCMSRDVLARVGLKSVDKILERYPFELSGGMCQRVMVAMGVLAHSQVLIADEPTSSLDLTTQVAILEELLRLRNEGMAVILITHDLGVVAQMADDVYVLKDGKIVDSGTVYDVFESPKHEYTKSLLASIF; encoded by the coding sequence ATGGCTGAGCAGCCGATTCTATCCATAAAAAATCTAAAGACCTATTTTTATTTAGCAGAGCGAACGGTAAAAGCTGTAGACGGGGTTAACCTTGATGTATATAAAGGCAGAGTAACCGCAATCGTCGGCGGATCGGGCAGTGGAAAGTCGGTTATGTCTTTGTCGATCCTTAATCTGATCGATCCACCGGGAAAAATTGTTGACGGGGAAATATGGTTTAACGGGGTTAACCTTAGAATTTTACGGGAACAACAGCTTTTGACAATAAGAGGAAAAGAAATATCTATGATTTTTCAAGACCCGATCAGTGCGATGAACCCTGTTCTTAAGATAAAAAGCCATCTGTTCGAGGTGATCCACAGCCATAGTAGAGCGATAAGCAATAAAGAGGCTTTATGTATGTCTAGGGATGTGCTAGCCCGTGTCGGTTTAAAAAGTGTCGATAAAATTCTGGAAAGGTATCCTTTTGAATTAAGCGGTGGTATGTGCCAGCGGGTTATGGTAGCGATGGGGGTGCTTGCTCATTCCCAGGTTTTGATTGCCGACGAGCCGACTTCATCGCTGGATTTGACAACACAAGTTGCAATACTGGAGGAATTGCTGCGATTAAGGAATGAAGGCATGGCTGTTATTTTAATAACTCATGATTTAGGAGTGGTTGCTCAAATGGCAGATGACGTATATGTGTTAAAGGATGGAAAGATAGTAGACAGCGGCACCGTCTATGACGTGTTCGAATCGCCCAAGCATGAGTATACAAAATCGCTGCTTGCGTCAATTTTTTAA
- a CDS encoding ABC transporter ATP-binding protein: MNLFEIKGLCKCYNNKATPKVYAVNNINLTIKKGEILGLVGESGCGKSTLGKMLLKLEQPSKGRIIFNQQDITEYSFNQMRKIRNKMQMIFQGNANAFNPYFTVEQIISEPLNNYNWETKAKKRERIIAMLEKVGLNQTYLTRYCHEMSGGQRQRVGIARALILNPEFVVCDEAVSSIDYAMKSQILTLLTDLKRQFGLTYLFISHDIATVNKLCDRVVVMYLGNIVEMIPSVNNKVQHPYTKALLAATLIPNPRQRVKKRVLFKDTEELKIPEKGCAFQNRCLYAQAVCKVEQPLLVPKNNEHYIACHLCHNN; encoded by the coding sequence GTGAATTTATTTGAAATAAAAGGCCTTTGTAAATGTTATAACAATAAAGCTACGCCGAAGGTATATGCCGTAAATAATATAAATTTAACCATCAAAAAGGGCGAAATTTTGGGACTTGTCGGCGAATCGGGTTGCGGTAAAAGCACTTTGGGAAAAATGTTGTTAAAGCTGGAGCAGCCGAGCAAGGGAAGAATCATTTTTAATCAGCAGGATATAACAGAGTATTCCTTTAATCAAATGCGAAAAATCAGAAACAAGATGCAGATGATCTTCCAAGGGAATGCCAATGCCTTTAATCCATATTTTACGGTAGAGCAAATTATTAGTGAACCCCTTAATAATTACAACTGGGAAACGAAAGCGAAAAAGCGGGAAAGAATCATTGCCATGCTGGAAAAAGTAGGGCTCAACCAAACCTATCTGACCCGATACTGTCATGAAATGTCCGGCGGACAAAGGCAAAGAGTAGGTATTGCCAGGGCTTTGATTCTGAATCCGGAATTTGTTGTATGCGACGAAGCCGTTTCCAGCATTGATTATGCCATGAAAAGTCAGATATTAACGCTGCTAACCGACTTAAAGCGACAGTTTGGTCTTACATATTTGTTTATTTCTCATGATATCGCTACCGTCAATAAGTTATGTGACAGGGTTGTTGTCATGTATCTTGGCAATATTGTGGAAATGATTCCCAGCGTCAATAACAAAGTACAGCACCCCTATACAAAAGCGCTGCTGGCTGCAACTCTTATTCCCAATCCGAGGCAAAGAGTGAAAAAGAGGGTGCTGTTTAAAGATACTGAAGAATTGAAAATACCGGAGAAAGGATGTGCTTTTCAAAATCGCTGCCTCTATGCCCAGGCAGTTTGCAAAGTTGAACAGCCGCTCTTAGTGCCGAAGAATAACGAGCATTATATTGCCTGCCATTTATGTCATAATAATTAA
- a CDS encoding ABC transporter substrate-binding protein, translating into MKRNFITTTIVLLLCTCLFLTGCSKSNSTASNSNEQKGKEIVVAIYRDGAIDKLDAASYNGPHFLYKMLYEGLVEDGGGGKILPQLATSWDISSDGRTYTFKLRQGVKFSDGTDFNATAVIFNLKRWVNNDKNSILSANNVESMEAVDDYTVKIVFKDGAYPILSELTYPRPVRFLSPASIAKTAENDNSKFTKPVGTGPWMVASYIKDQEFTLVPNPYYWGEKPKVSKITFKVITDAQARALALESGEVDIIGGDLIGKIPMENLTELKDAGKFGIYTKGTMCSYFIAFNQNVEAFQDKNVRLAMNYAINKPSIVTNLFDNIGSCANGLYQPGVPYTSNENNYGFSNDKEKAKQLLDAAGYTDTDGDGIREKDGKKLEFNFLLTTGEFPEWKQLAEFIQSEFESIGIKVNLNILDKNGYEEATMNTKAFDIALMRTSSDSWVPHGSLLEMFSIQSNSKAKVWYDKRLYSNIIKTLHTFDATERQMSYDTVFDFISEEALTIPIYYPITAFAVNTDKIKGFEIGVNNYAPIEWQKLDVK; encoded by the coding sequence ATGAAAAGAAACTTTATTACAACTACTATTGTATTGCTGCTTTGCACATGTTTATTTCTTACCGGCTGCAGTAAAAGTAATTCAACAGCAAGTAATTCGAATGAGCAAAAAGGTAAGGAAATTGTTGTGGCGATCTACCGCGATGGCGCTATTGATAAATTGGACGCCGCAAGTTATAATGGTCCGCATTTTTTATATAAGATGCTTTACGAAGGATTGGTGGAAGATGGCGGTGGCGGGAAGATACTGCCGCAGCTTGCCACCAGCTGGGATATTTCGTCGGATGGAAGAACCTATACTTTTAAGCTCCGCCAAGGAGTAAAATTTTCTGATGGTACCGATTTCAATGCGACAGCGGTTATTTTCAATTTAAAGAGATGGGTCAACAATGATAAAAATTCCATTTTGTCAGCGAATAACGTCGAGAGTATGGAAGCAGTCGATGACTATACCGTCAAAATTGTGTTTAAAGATGGTGCTTATCCCATTTTGTCGGAGCTGACATATCCGCGGCCTGTACGCTTTTTGAGTCCCGCTTCTATTGCCAAAACGGCAGAAAATGATAACAGCAAATTTACAAAACCCGTCGGCACAGGCCCGTGGATGGTGGCGTCCTATATAAAAGATCAGGAATTTACACTTGTACCCAATCCCTACTACTGGGGTGAAAAGCCTAAAGTGAGTAAAATCACCTTTAAGGTAATAACAGACGCTCAGGCAAGAGCTTTAGCCCTGGAAAGCGGCGAAGTTGATATTATCGGCGGGGATCTTATCGGCAAGATCCCGATGGAGAATCTGACAGAGCTGAAAGACGCGGGTAAATTCGGCATATATACCAAAGGAACAATGTGTTCTTACTTTATTGCTTTCAACCAGAATGTAGAAGCTTTTCAAGATAAAAACGTGCGTTTGGCCATGAACTATGCCATTAACAAACCAAGTATTGTCACAAACCTGTTTGATAATATCGGTTCTTGCGCGAACGGTTTGTATCAGCCAGGAGTTCCTTATACTAGCAATGAGAACAATTACGGTTTTTCTAATGATAAGGAAAAAGCAAAGCAATTATTGGATGCTGCCGGCTATACAGATACAGACGGTGACGGCATTCGCGAAAAGGACGGAAAGAAGCTGGAGTTTAACTTTTTATTAACAACAGGGGAATTCCCTGAATGGAAGCAGCTGGCAGAATTTATTCAGTCTGAGTTTGAAAGTATTGGCATAAAAGTAAATCTTAACATTCTGGATAAAAATGGCTACGAAGAGGCAACAATGAATACAAAGGCCTTCGATATAGCCTTGATGCGAACATCTTCCGATTCATGGGTGCCTCACGGCTCATTGCTTGAAATGTTTTCCATCCAATCTAACAGCAAAGCAAAGGTCTGGTATGATAAAAGGCTTTACAGCAACATTATAAAAACATTACATACTTTTGACGCAACAGAAAGGCAAATGAGTTACGATACGGTATTCGATTTTATTAGTGAAGAAGCGCTCACAATTCCTATTTACTATCCAATTACCGCTTTTGCCGTTAATACCGATAAAATAAAAGGATTTGAAATTGGTGTTAATAACTATGCACCCATTGAATGGCAAAAGCTTGATGTAAAATAA
- a CDS encoding class I SAM-dependent methyltransferase, whose product MNCEQQLVTNWTDGSCNYSNIIKKELNSFKKQAWTDIILKNAGKTKRMDILDVGTGPGFFAILMSQAGHNVTAIDYTESMINEARANAKNAGIIADFRVADGQNLEFGNDSFDLIISRNVTWTLLDTRKAYDEWKRVLRPDGKIIVFDSNWNIRLFNEEYMKKYREDEHEYKDLFGEEPPQYTEKMISFRKNMPMCQRLRPQWDLSTLIELGYKKIYCEMDIGDRVYDEKEKIINRSTPMFMLVIEK is encoded by the coding sequence ATGAATTGCGAGCAACAACTTGTAACAAATTGGACGGACGGCTCCTGCAACTATAGCAATATAATCAAGAAAGAATTAAACAGCTTTAAAAAGCAGGCATGGACTGATATTATTCTTAAAAATGCTGGAAAAACCAAAAGAATGGATATTCTTGACGTGGGTACCGGACCGGGGTTTTTCGCAATACTCATGTCACAGGCGGGTCATAATGTGACGGCTATTGATTATACCGAGTCAATGATCAATGAAGCAAGAGCAAATGCAAAAAATGCAGGCATAATTGCCGATTTCAGAGTGGCTGATGGACAGAATCTGGAATTCGGCAACGACAGCTTTGATCTTATTATTAGCAGGAACGTTACCTGGACTCTACTTGATACCCGCAAAGCATATGATGAATGGAAAAGAGTGCTGCGACCTGACGGTAAAATTATCGTATTTGATTCTAATTGGAATATAAGGTTATTCAATGAAGAATACATGAAAAAATATCGGGAGGATGAACATGAGTACAAAGACTTATTTGGCGAAGAACCCCCTCAATATACTGAGAAAATGATAAGCTTTAGGAAAAATATGCCTATGTGCCAAAGGCTCAGACCGCAATGGGATTTAAGTACACTTATAGAACTTGGCTATAAAAAAATCTATTGTGAAATGGATATAGGAGATAGGGTCTACGACGAAAAAGAAAAGATCATAAATCGTTCTACGCCTATGTTTATGTTGGTTATCGAAAAGTAA